CTTTCCATAGCTTCTTCGGTCAGAACCACCAGGAAATTGATGTCCGATCGCTCGGCGTCATAGTCGCCGCGTGCCGCGCTGCCGAAAAGATATACCGAAACGATGTCGGAGCCGAAAACGCCCGTCAGATCATCGAGAAACGGCTGCAGAATTTCTTCGGGAGAACGAGGTTTTTTTGCCATAAACTGCCTCTATCAAAATAGTTCTTCCTAATAGCCGCCTCCGGCGCCGCCGCCGCCGCTGAGTCCGCCGCCGAAACCGCCGAAGCCGCCTCCGAAGCCGCCGCCTTTTCCGAAGCCGCCACCAAATCCGCCGTGCGGTCCGAAAATAAACGGGCCGCCGAAGGGAAAGTCGTCGCGATGGCCAGGTCCTCTTTTTTTACGGCTTCTCGAACTAAGAAAGATGAAAAACAGGAGGACCAGAATGAACCAAAGCGGTGGAAGGTCGTCGTTAACCAGCCGAGTGGAAGGTTCCGGCTGGACGTCGCCGCCCAAGTCAATATGGTATTCGGCAGCGACATAGGCGGCAATGCGATTAACCGCCGCATAGAAAGCGCCGCCATAATCACCCTGTGCCAATCTCGGCCGCATTTCCTGCCGAAAAATGTCTCCGACGCGAGCATCATTCAAAAAACCTTCCACCCCGTAACCGGTTTCAATCCACACTTTGCGCTGATCGACGACGTTGAAAATCAGCACGCCGCGGTTTTCGCCCTTGCTGCCGATGCCCCATTTTTCATAGACGCGATTGGCGGCTTCACGATAATCTTGATCGCCAATCGTCGGAAATGTGGCAACGACGATCGCCACGCGTGCTTTGTTCCACACCCGAATGCACAGCTCTTCGATGCGTTGCTCATCGGCAGGCGGAATGACGTCCGCAAAATCGTTGACGGCCCCTTTGGGA
The DNA window shown above is from candidate division KSB1 bacterium and carries:
- a CDS encoding TPM domain-containing protein yields the protein MRVKSVRKISLLLIFAGFLAAAEWKIPSPKGAVNDFADVIPPADEQRIEELCIRVWNKARVAIVVATFPTIGDQDYREAANRVYEKWGIGSKGENRGVLIFNVVDQRKVWIETGYGVEGFLNDARVGDIFRQEMRPRLAQGDYGGAFYAAVNRIAAYVAAEYHIDLGGDVQPEPSTRLVNDDLPPLWFILVLLFFIFLSSRSRKKRGPGHRDDFPFGGPFIFGPHGGFGGGFGKGGGFGGGFGGFGGGLSGGGGAGGGY